The Oncorhynchus keta strain PuntledgeMale-10-30-2019 unplaced genomic scaffold, Oket_V2 Un_contig_25457_pilon_pilon, whole genome shotgun sequence genome window below encodes:
- the LOC127922361 gene encoding hsp90 co-chaperone Cdc37-like — translation MEEYEEEERQNRLGPGGLDPVEVYDTLPEEMKKCFDDKDISMLQEAISKMDPMEAKGHMKRCIDSGLWVPNANTDNEEDKEEEDEEEDKEDEEEAEKGGRRRRRNDSVMN, via the exons ATGGAGGagtatgaggaggaggagagacagaacagactggggccaggtggactggaccCTGTGGAAGTCTACGATACTCTGccagag GAAATGAAGAAGTGTTTTGATGATAAAGACATCTCAATGCTGCAGGAAGCTATCAGCAAGATGGACCCCATG GAGGCAAAGGGCCACATGAAGAGGTGTATTGACTCAGGACTCTGGGTTCCCAACGCCAATACCGACAACGAAGAGGACAAGGAAGAAGAAGACGAGGAAGAGGACAAAGAAGATGAGGAAGaagcagagaagggagggaggcgGAGGAGGAGAAATGACTCTGTCATGAATTGA